A region of the Chroicocephalus ridibundus chromosome 1, bChrRid1.1, whole genome shotgun sequence genome:
AAAGCAAGGTAAGTAATGATGGTGCAGACATGTAGCATGGTGTCTGTGTTTGTTTAGAGgcttctgcattttcagtttgtCTCATAGTTTAGAGACGCTGCTTGTGCAATGACTCGTTACTCATCTCCACAAGAAAGTGGACTCGTATTCAGCGGTGATTCTTAGAGAGTAGAGGTTATTGTGGTATCCACCTAGAGAACTGCTGGAATGAGAAACTGCATAGTGAAAAAATAGAGAAGTATAGGAAGCAATGGGAGTAAATTActgcaaaatatatatttattattattttatcattatcAATAACTTTGTGGTTTTTACAACACTGGTAAAATTGTTCATGCTTTCAGTTTGTGCTCTTGGTGAGAAAGCAGACTTCTATGCATGGGCTGTTTAGCGAGTCCAAGATGGGCATCTTTAGGGCTAAATGTCTTAAGTAATGATGAAGTACATGTGTAGCTTGGGAGTCTATGGAATTCTGCATAAAGTGTCAGTTGGCTGAACTCCCTGTGGAATAGTTGCATTCTCCTGTCTAGATGAGAATCCCTTAACATTTTCATTTGGGGGTGATCTTTCCATCAGAACACAAAGTTTCATACTTGAGTTTGAGATCACTCGTATCAATGAAATATACTATATGACACCTGCTTcataaaacaaaatatggaatCTCGATCTGTGAGTGTGTAGGTAGCTATTGAAGTACCGTGTGCTAACAGGAATTAAGTGTGGTATGTGTATGAAACGTTGATGTCTTTCTATTAAGAAGCTTTTTTGAAGCTTGGTGACCTAAAATTTATCTTTCTAGCTTCTGATGGTCaatctgagaagaagcccaaggTAGAAATCTCGAAAGACGAGCTGCAGAGCCACGTGCAGAAGGGCACTCTAGGCAAGCTGACTGTACCTGTTCTGAAGGAGGCATGCAGACTCTACGGGctgaagggtggggggaagaagcaGGAGCTCATGGATGCGCTGACTGAGTACTTACTTCAGTGAGCACTAAGCAGGAGCAGAAGGCCCTGGTTAACTTCCATCTGCTTAAAGTTTTGGTTGTCTTATGTGGCTGCTGTGTCTGTTTAACCTTGCTAAGGAGGAGAAGGCGACTAAATGTTGCTGAATCTAGCAGTGGAGAAACTTGTTACTTTTAGTTGTGAAACATCTCTGCAAAGTTGAATTCTGTTTGCAGTAGCCAAAGGCAGAATTAAATTCCTTGCTAACTCAGGTCACCCACTACAAGTAAACACAGTTGTGccttcctgttttcttaataaaagctGTTTTGGACCTCTCTTGCTTTGTCACGCCAGCTATACCATCTTTGTAtcataaagacagcaaaaatcaCTTCAATGTGAGTAAGAAAACAGCGATCTGTGTTAATGGCACCACAAGAATTCAAGCAGCAGGTCAAGTCTGTGTGCTAACAGAGGGTATGTGATGTATTACTATGCTACTCTCCAAAACAGCCAGTCAGCACCAGCACTTGTAAATCAAATTTCTTTTCCATCATCCGCGTTATAAAGATCACCAGCAGGTCATAAAGGAGGAAATCATTACTGGGAAGCAGTAGCCAATCGTTTGGGTAAAAAAGCCAGCACTTCACAAAGCTGCACAGCCAtgtattccatttttaaatggtaaTAGCAAAAGctggtctaaaaaaaaaagggggggaaagccATGTTCCTTGGAAGGCTGCAAGCACTTACCCCAGTTAAATTACAGAGCTTTTCCACCTCTGTAGCGAGTGTGAGTCAGACTATTATGCAGACTTCTGTTCTCaaatttgtgctttaaaaataaaaaaaaaaggcaagctgtgGAGAGTAGCCCTTGTTACTTCCAgtatccttatttttttaattatagagaCTGCATATGCACCTGtctacattttgttttttaaactttatgtCTGGCATGCCCTACTTGTTGTGTGGTGCAAGATGATTAAATCCAATAGTCATTGCCTTTGCTCTAGAAAACAGTACTAATTGTTTAGCTAAACCGTAACTTTTTACGGGATGCAAATATGGGATACATGAGGTATCCATTTTGGTCTGTGTGGTGTTTTTAGGGATTCCTGTTTGGCACACAAACTATTGGGCAACTTATTGAAGAATGAAGTCATATATTAAGGTCGTGCCCGTGCTGTAGTGTAGCACACGTATCAGAGCCAGCTGTGAACGCTGTCTTGGCACTGCGACCACCCTGGCTGTGCCAGCACACTGCTCACCGCCACCTCCACGGCTCCTCTCAGAAGAGCAGCTAGCCCATCCATGTTGAGCTCTGCAGTATTGAAGCTACGTAGTCTATTATACGTTCAACCAGCCTGCATTATagtagttatttttaataaagatttgtcTAAGCAATCAATTTATTTTGCCCTTTGGCAAAGAAGTTGCTATAAATGCTCGTCTTAGCAAGACTTGAATTGAACGCAATAAAATAGTGAGACTATCCTGTCCTTAATTCTGTGAATTTTCATTCCCCAAATGCCCTTGTTGACTACTCTCTTGGCTTGCTAAGCCCCAGGCACAGTATATTCCAGGTTTTGGATGATTATGGCGTGTTTTGTCTCGGTTATTAGATcttcctcctggctttttttttttttaaaagcaagctatTTCATTAAGCGAAAGTTCAACAGGGATGGTAGTGGAAGGATTCAGAGCAGAAAACCAAGACAGTTTTGCTTACTCAAGAATCCTTTATTTCTGCTCCTTATGTGCTTTGTCTTACATCAGCTGTCTTGGCATGGTACAATAGGGCAAGTCCTTTGCAAAGCTGTGGTTTTAAACACAACTAGCTCAACAGTCAGCATCagcagaagggagcagcagcatTCCTGAACTTCATACAAATGAAAGGACTCTAAAATCTTTGTATTAAGTTCACCTCAGCAAGGGCATTAGTTGTCAGtcatttacaaaaatacacaGACATGATGAGTCTTGGATCTTTAGTGAGCTGACTTCATCTGCTTGGGATGTACTTCCCAAAGGTATGAAATCAGTGCCTCTGTGGAAACATTACAGGAGATTTTATTGTCCCTTCTGTGTTGTACATGTTCCATACTAGCTTTGCTTTGGCATCCTGCAATAAAAGACAGGTTTGATACAACCCATTCCAACACAGAGGTTTAGACTCTTCTGCTCAGAGTAGTACATGGATTTATTATACAATATGCATTTAACTAAAGCTAGCTCTGTAAAAGCACCGCTAATCCAGAAAGCTGGTAGTGCTTCACGCTTTTCCAGAACATGAGATTATCTAACATTCTCTTCTTGAGACACAAGTTGTTTTATCTGAAAAATTACTTGCTGTGTTGCCTTGGCTATGACTTAACAGGTTTACCTTTACTCAGGTGACTACAGTACAACAGCTTCCCTAAATGCATTAGGTAGGGCCCTTGTCAGCCACAGCAGGCTGCTTTCTACCATGTGCCTTTACTTAAATACCCTAGAAGTCCAAGCCCGTTGATACAGTCCAcgcaaagaaaactgaaggagtaTGAACTATTACACTGCAATAGTCTTTAGGCAATCTCTGAGCAATTTAGCTTTACAAGCAGGAACACTTCAGTTGCAAATGCTTCCCCGAGGGAATGACAATTATATTTAGCTTTgtcagcaattttatttttcttaaaaagtcagtatttaaaaataagcgAGATAAGAGATTTCCCCTTGTGCACTGCTATAAGATTTCTGCTCCCCGTACACCTCTTAACAGAAGTCTCTTGTCTGGTTTCGAGAAGAAAAAGGGTTGTGCTCTGTGTACTGATCTTGGCTCCGTCCGCTGCTGCCTGCCTTATAGACGGCCTGTGCTGCTCCATCGTGCAGTCTGAATGCACGCACTGTGTGGGGAACCAACATGCCTCATCCTCAGCAGACTACAACCATTCAGAAATGAAGAGTTACTCACACCTGTCAGAGGCTGAAGCTTAGCAGAAATACTGCAACGTAGAGCAAGCTAATGGGTGGGTTAAAAAAGCCCTGAGCAGGCAGACATGGAGATAAGGgggcatttgttttttctttctatttaacaTCAAATGGGAAATACAATTGTACAGTCACTTTTCAAGAAGTAATACAACAAGAATGAACCTGTTGGGGTGGAATAAtagaaaagaggggggaggggaggcagcaacACTAAGAATTAAGCCGTTATTAACCAAAAATGTgttgttttgaaatgaaacactGATATCAAAATTGTATCTCAACTGAAGCTAGACATTAATTCCCCTGACTTCCAACTTTCCTATTCCACACACACTTAGAACTCATGGGCGTTTAGACCAACAGTCTTTCTATAGCTTGCTGGACAGACTGGATCTGAGGCTTTAGCTGTGATCCCTCCTTGATGGTGATGGAGCAGGCAATGACAGGGCGGGAAACGCCACACGCCCGGCCCAGGGCTTGCTTGGAGCGCACAAACACATAAGGTACATTCTTGTCCTCGCAGAGAAGAGGGAGGTGCAGGATGATCTCCAACGGTTCTGCATCTGCCGCCATCACAATGAACTCTGCTATCCCACGGTTCAGTGTTTTGGTGGCTGTAAAAGAAACTGAAGAGTAAGTCTAGGTCCTTCTGGAAAGCACATCTAATGAAAAACATTAGATGTTGTAATTGTCATATGCAAGGAGATCTTGTGGTAGCATGAGGACAGaccaaaggaaaacagcagctaTAGGGCCAGGGAGGGGGTTATCCATAGGGTTGCTCCAGGGGTATTGTGTCCAGCACTGCTCTTGAACACAGCGGAGAGACTCACAAGGGAGCTAggccagcccagggctgctggggcacacCACGGATGAGGggagactgagggagctggagtttgtttagcctggagaagaaggggCCAAAGTGGGAGTGTGGGTGATGTGGCTGCTGTCTTCTCCTGCTTCAAGGGgactgcagagaagatggagccagactgtCCCCATGAGTGCACAGGAAAAAGGACAAATTGCAGACTGTGACTGTTGCCTCAGGGACATTTCTGGGGACATGCTGGAATTTTATCCCCCCCTGCCATGAGAGAGGTTTAAGCCATGGGACATGGATCCTGAGAGATTATGGAGTTTCTATccttagggattttttttttttttttttaaagtttgacaAGGCAAAGCCCCAAGTAACCTGATCCAACTGTGAAGGGAGCCACTGTCTGAGCAGGTTGcactagagacctccagaggtcccctcgAACCCCAATCTTTTTATGATTCTAAACTGGCTAGGCACCTGGTAATCCCAGTGCCATGCCACTAAAGTATGCATGATCAGAGGACACACACGAGGAATGCAGTTTGGGCATCTACCAGAACTGTATATAAATATTGAAAAGATTACAGCTTAGTTCTGTCCCTGAATATTGCTTAAGCAGGCtagaaaaaggagggagagggacatTTGCAACATCCAGATCTATCGAAtgctagaatggtttgggttggaagggaccttaaagatcatctagttccaacccccctgccgtgggcagggacacctcccactagaccaggctgctcaaagccccatccagcctgaccttgaacacttccagggttggCATCCAAAACTTCCTTGGGGAACTTCTgacagcgtctcaccaccctcatagtgaaaaatttctgcttgatatctaatctaaattgactctcttccagtttgaagccattactgctcatcctattgctacatgcccttgtaaaaagttcctctccagctGTCTCGTAGGCtgccttcagatactggaaggccactataaggtctccctggaatcttctcttctccaggctgaacaaccccaactctctcagcctgtcttcacaggagaggtcctccagccccctgatcatcttcatggccctcctctgggcctgctccaacagtt
Encoded here:
- the SNU13 gene encoding NHP2-like protein 1 translates to MSEAEVNPKAYPLADAQLTKTLLDLVQQSCNYKQLRKGANEATKTLNRGIAEFIVMAADAEPLEIILHLPLLCEDKNVPYVFVRSKQALGRACGVSRPVIACSITIKEGSQLKPQIQSVQQAIERLLV